A genomic region of Stigmatopora nigra isolate UIUO_SnigA chromosome 16, RoL_Snig_1.1, whole genome shotgun sequence contains the following coding sequences:
- the eif1axb gene encoding eukaryotic translation initiation factor 1A X-linked b codes for MPKNKGKGGKNRRRGKNENESEKRELVFKEDGQEYAQVLKMLGNGRLEALCFDGSKRLCHIRGKLRKKVWINASDIILVGLRDYQDNKADVILKYNADEARSLKAYGELPEHAKINETDTFGNGDEDEILFDDIGDDDEDIDEI; via the exons ATGCCCAAAAATAAAG GTAAGGGAGGAAAGAATCGGCGGCGTGGAAAGAATGAGAACGAATCTGAGAAGAGAGAATTGGTCTTTAAAGAGGACGGACAGG AATACGCACAGGTGCTGAAAATGCTGGGAAACGGACGCCTGGAGGCATTGTGCTTTGACGGCTCCAAGCGACTCTGCCACATCCGAGGAAAGCTCCGGAAAAAG GTGTGGATAAACGCGTCGGACATTATCTTGGTCGGGCTGAGAGATTACCAG GACAACAAGGCCGACGTTATCCTCAAGTACAACGCGGACGAAGCTCGCAGCCTGAAAGCTTACGGCGAGCTGCCCGAGCACG CCAAAATCAACGAGACCGACACTTTCGGCAACGGAGACGAGGACGAGATCCTGTTCGATGACATTggagatgatgatgaagatattGATGAA ATTTGA
- the rps6ka3b gene encoding ribosomal protein S6 kinase alpha-3 isoform X2: MPLAQLADPWQKMPIGGTTGEDSHNDPEDSAGDDDGVTSCMDDVPIKEINITHHVKEGCDKADPRQFELRKVLGQGSFGKVFLVRKVSGPDAGQLYAMKVLKKATLKVRDRVRTKMERDILVEVNHPFIVKLHYAFQTEGKLYLILDFLRGGDLFTRLSKEVMFTEEDVKFYLAELALALDHLHGLGIIYRDLKPENILLDDEGHIKLTDFGLSKESIDHQNKAYSFCGTVEYMAPEVVNRRGHTHSADWWSYGVLMFEMLTGTLPFQGKDRKETMTMILKAKLGMPQFLSSEAQSLLRNLFKRTPNNRLGAGPDSVEEIKRHPFFSTIDWNKLFRRELPPPFKPAAGRPDDTFYFDPEFTAKTPRDSPGVPPSANAHQLFRGFSFVAITEEEETQPAPNTIVQQLHRSSSHFGDAYDIKEEIGVGSYSICKRCVHKGSGMDYAVKIINKAKRDPTEEVEILLRYGQHPNIITLKDVYDDGRSVFLVTELMKGGELLDKILRQKFFSEREASAVLFTVTKTLEYLHVQGVVHRDLKPSNILYVDESGNAESIRVCDFGFAKQLRAENGLLMTPCYTANFVAPEVLKKQGYDAACDIWSLGVLLYTMLTGFTPFANGPEDTPEEILARIGSGKFSLSGGYWNSVSAEAKDLVSKMLHVDPHQRLTAGQVLRHPWVTHRDQLPKYTLNRQDAPHLVKGAMAATYSALNRNVPPVLEPVGCSTLAQRRGVKKLTSTAL, translated from the exons GATTCCCACAACGACCCGGAGGACTCGGCGGGCGACGACGACGGCGTGACGTCCTGCATG gACGACGTCCCCATCAAGGAGATAAACATCACTCACCACGTGAAGGAAGGCTGCGACAAAGCCGACCCCCGCCAATTTGAGCTACGCAAAGTCTTGGGACAGGGTTCCTTTGGCAAG GTGTTCCTGGTGCGAAAAGTGAGCGGGCCCGATGCCGGACAACTATACGCCATGAAAGTCCTCAAAAAAGCTACGCTAAAAG TGCGAGACCGAGTCCGGACCAAAATGGAGAGGGACATCCTGGTGGAGGTCAATCACCCCTTCATCGTTAAACTGCACTACG CCTTTCAGACGGAGGGGAAGCTCTACTTGATCCTGGACTTCCTGAGGGGCGGAGACCTCTTCACCCGCCTTTCCAAAGAG GTGATGTTCACCGAGGAAGACGTGAAATTCTACCTGGCCGAACTGGCGCTGGCTCTGGATCATCTTCACGGTCTGGGCATTATTTACAGAGACCTCAAGCCTGAAAA CATCCTTCTGGACGATGAGGGACACATCAAGCTGACAG ACTTTGGCTTGAGCAAGGAGTCCATCGACCACCAGAACAAGGCCTATTCCTTCTGCGGGACGGTGGAGTATATGGCCCCGGAGGTGGTCAATCGGAGGGGGCACACGCACAGCGCCGACTGGTGGTCGTACGGGGTACTGATG TTCGAGATGCTGACGGGAACGCTGCCGTTTCAAGGCAAAGACCGCAAAGAGACCATGACCATGATCCTCAA ggccAAGCTGGGAATGCCGCAGTTTTTGAGTTCGGAAGCCCAGAGTCTCCTCAGGAACCTCTTCAAGCGCACCCCCAACAACAGATTAG GCGCCGGTCCGGACAGCGTGGAGGAGATCAAACGCCATCCGTTCTTCAGCACCATCGACTGGAAT AAACTCTTCCGCAGGGAGCTCCCGCCTCCCTTCAAACCTGCGGCGGGACGACCCGACGACACCTTCTACTTTGACCCGGAGTTCACCGCCAAAACGCCTCGCG ACTCTCCGGGAGTCCCGCCGAGTGCCAATGCCCATCAGCTGTTCCGAGGATTCAGCTTTGTGGCCataacagaagaagaagaaacgcaACCGGCGCCGAATACCATTGTTCAG CAACTCCACAGAAGTTCGTCCCATTTTGGCGACGCCTACGACATAAAAGAAGAAATCGGCGTGGGTTCCTACTCCATCTGCAAGCGCTGCGTCCACAAGGGCAGCGGCATGGACTACGCCGTAAAG ATCATCAACAAAGCCAAACGGGACCCCACGGAGGAAGTGGAGATCCTACTCCGATACGGCCAGCACCCCAACATCATCACCCTCAAAGAC GTGTACGACGACGGCCGCTCAGTATTCCTGGTCACGGAATTGATGAAAGGCGGAGAGCTGCTGGATAAAATCCTCCGTCAGAAGTTCTTCTCGGAGCGAGAAGCCAGCGCCGTCCTCTTCACCGTCACCAAGACGTTGGAGTACCTCCACGTGCAGGGG GTGGTCCACCGGGACCTGAAGCCCAGTAACATCCTCTACGTGGACGAGAGCGGGAACGCCGAATCCATCCGGGTTTGCGACTTTGGCTTCGCCAAACAGCTGAGAGCGGAGAACGGCTTGCTCATGACGCCGTGCTACACGGCTAACTTTGTCGCTCCAGAG GTTCTAAAGAAGCAAGGTTACGACGCCGCCTGCGACATCTGGAGCCTAGGGGTGCTCCTCTACACCATGCTGACGGG TTTCACTCCATTCGCCAATGGCCCCGAAGACACGCCGGAAGAGATCTTGGCCCGAATCGGTAGCGGAAAATTCTCACTCTCCGGCGGATATTGGAACTCTGTGTCCGCCGAGGCTAAG GACCTGGTCTCCAAAATGCTCCACGTGGACCCTCACCAGCGACTGACGGCGGGCCAGGTCCTGCGCCACCCGTGGGTGACGCACCGAGACCAGCTGCCAAAATACACGCTCAACAGACAGGACGCGCCACACCTGGTTAAG GGAGCCATGGCGGCCACGTACTCGGCCCTCAACAGGAACGTTCCGCCCGTCCTGGAGCCGGTGGGGTGCTCCACGTTAGCGCAACGGCGGGGGGTGAAGAAGCTAACTTCCACGGCTCTGTGA
- the rps6ka3b gene encoding ribosomal protein S6 kinase alpha-3 isoform X1, which yields MKTLLLHARRRQDDVPIKEINITHHVKEGCDKADPRQFELRKVLGQGSFGKVFLVRKVSGPDAGQLYAMKVLKKATLKVRDRVRTKMERDILVEVNHPFIVKLHYAFQTEGKLYLILDFLRGGDLFTRLSKEVMFTEEDVKFYLAELALALDHLHGLGIIYRDLKPENILLDDEGHIKLTDFGLSKESIDHQNKAYSFCGTVEYMAPEVVNRRGHTHSADWWSYGVLMFEMLTGTLPFQGKDRKETMTMILKAKLGMPQFLSSEAQSLLRNLFKRTPNNRLGAGPDSVEEIKRHPFFSTIDWNKLFRRELPPPFKPAAGRPDDTFYFDPEFTAKTPRDSPGVPPSANAHQLFRGFSFVAITEEEETQPAPNTIVQQLHRSSSHFGDAYDIKEEIGVGSYSICKRCVHKGSGMDYAVKIINKAKRDPTEEVEILLRYGQHPNIITLKDVYDDGRSVFLVTELMKGGELLDKILRQKFFSEREASAVLFTVTKTLEYLHVQGVVHRDLKPSNILYVDESGNAESIRVCDFGFAKQLRAENGLLMTPCYTANFVAPEVLKKQGYDAACDIWSLGVLLYTMLTGFTPFANGPEDTPEEILARIGSGKFSLSGGYWNSVSAEAKDLVSKMLHVDPHQRLTAGQVLRHPWVTHRDQLPKYTLNRQDAPHLVKGAMAATYSALNRNVPPVLEPVGCSTLAQRRGVKKLTSTAL from the exons ATGAAGACGCTTTTGCTGCACGCTAGGAGACGTCAG gACGACGTCCCCATCAAGGAGATAAACATCACTCACCACGTGAAGGAAGGCTGCGACAAAGCCGACCCCCGCCAATTTGAGCTACGCAAAGTCTTGGGACAGGGTTCCTTTGGCAAG GTGTTCCTGGTGCGAAAAGTGAGCGGGCCCGATGCCGGACAACTATACGCCATGAAAGTCCTCAAAAAAGCTACGCTAAAAG TGCGAGACCGAGTCCGGACCAAAATGGAGAGGGACATCCTGGTGGAGGTCAATCACCCCTTCATCGTTAAACTGCACTACG CCTTTCAGACGGAGGGGAAGCTCTACTTGATCCTGGACTTCCTGAGGGGCGGAGACCTCTTCACCCGCCTTTCCAAAGAG GTGATGTTCACCGAGGAAGACGTGAAATTCTACCTGGCCGAACTGGCGCTGGCTCTGGATCATCTTCACGGTCTGGGCATTATTTACAGAGACCTCAAGCCTGAAAA CATCCTTCTGGACGATGAGGGACACATCAAGCTGACAG ACTTTGGCTTGAGCAAGGAGTCCATCGACCACCAGAACAAGGCCTATTCCTTCTGCGGGACGGTGGAGTATATGGCCCCGGAGGTGGTCAATCGGAGGGGGCACACGCACAGCGCCGACTGGTGGTCGTACGGGGTACTGATG TTCGAGATGCTGACGGGAACGCTGCCGTTTCAAGGCAAAGACCGCAAAGAGACCATGACCATGATCCTCAA ggccAAGCTGGGAATGCCGCAGTTTTTGAGTTCGGAAGCCCAGAGTCTCCTCAGGAACCTCTTCAAGCGCACCCCCAACAACAGATTAG GCGCCGGTCCGGACAGCGTGGAGGAGATCAAACGCCATCCGTTCTTCAGCACCATCGACTGGAAT AAACTCTTCCGCAGGGAGCTCCCGCCTCCCTTCAAACCTGCGGCGGGACGACCCGACGACACCTTCTACTTTGACCCGGAGTTCACCGCCAAAACGCCTCGCG ACTCTCCGGGAGTCCCGCCGAGTGCCAATGCCCATCAGCTGTTCCGAGGATTCAGCTTTGTGGCCataacagaagaagaagaaacgcaACCGGCGCCGAATACCATTGTTCAG CAACTCCACAGAAGTTCGTCCCATTTTGGCGACGCCTACGACATAAAAGAAGAAATCGGCGTGGGTTCCTACTCCATCTGCAAGCGCTGCGTCCACAAGGGCAGCGGCATGGACTACGCCGTAAAG ATCATCAACAAAGCCAAACGGGACCCCACGGAGGAAGTGGAGATCCTACTCCGATACGGCCAGCACCCCAACATCATCACCCTCAAAGAC GTGTACGACGACGGCCGCTCAGTATTCCTGGTCACGGAATTGATGAAAGGCGGAGAGCTGCTGGATAAAATCCTCCGTCAGAAGTTCTTCTCGGAGCGAGAAGCCAGCGCCGTCCTCTTCACCGTCACCAAGACGTTGGAGTACCTCCACGTGCAGGGG GTGGTCCACCGGGACCTGAAGCCCAGTAACATCCTCTACGTGGACGAGAGCGGGAACGCCGAATCCATCCGGGTTTGCGACTTTGGCTTCGCCAAACAGCTGAGAGCGGAGAACGGCTTGCTCATGACGCCGTGCTACACGGCTAACTTTGTCGCTCCAGAG GTTCTAAAGAAGCAAGGTTACGACGCCGCCTGCGACATCTGGAGCCTAGGGGTGCTCCTCTACACCATGCTGACGGG TTTCACTCCATTCGCCAATGGCCCCGAAGACACGCCGGAAGAGATCTTGGCCCGAATCGGTAGCGGAAAATTCTCACTCTCCGGCGGATATTGGAACTCTGTGTCCGCCGAGGCTAAG GACCTGGTCTCCAAAATGCTCCACGTGGACCCTCACCAGCGACTGACGGCGGGCCAGGTCCTGCGCCACCCGTGGGTGACGCACCGAGACCAGCTGCCAAAATACACGCTCAACAGACAGGACGCGCCACACCTGGTTAAG GGAGCCATGGCGGCCACGTACTCGGCCCTCAACAGGAACGTTCCGCCCGTCCTGGAGCCGGTGGGGTGCTCCACGTTAGCGCAACGGCGGGGGGTGAAGAAGCTAACTTCCACGGCTCTGTGA
- the rps6ka3b gene encoding ribosomal protein S6 kinase alpha-3 isoform X3 codes for MSSSSRSRGRALKLPNPSFALEIQDDVPIKEINITHHVKEGCDKADPRQFELRKVLGQGSFGKVFLVRKVSGPDAGQLYAMKVLKKATLKVRDRVRTKMERDILVEVNHPFIVKLHYAFQTEGKLYLILDFLRGGDLFTRLSKEVMFTEEDVKFYLAELALALDHLHGLGIIYRDLKPENILLDDEGHIKLTDFGLSKESIDHQNKAYSFCGTVEYMAPEVVNRRGHTHSADWWSYGVLMFEMLTGTLPFQGKDRKETMTMILKAKLGMPQFLSSEAQSLLRNLFKRTPNNRLGAGPDSVEEIKRHPFFSTIDWNKLFRRELPPPFKPAAGRPDDTFYFDPEFTAKTPRDSPGVPPSANAHQLFRGFSFVAITEEEETQPAPNTIVQQLHRSSSHFGDAYDIKEEIGVGSYSICKRCVHKGSGMDYAVKIINKAKRDPTEEVEILLRYGQHPNIITLKDVYDDGRSVFLVTELMKGGELLDKILRQKFFSEREASAVLFTVTKTLEYLHVQGVVHRDLKPSNILYVDESGNAESIRVCDFGFAKQLRAENGLLMTPCYTANFVAPEVLKKQGYDAACDIWSLGVLLYTMLTGFTPFANGPEDTPEEILARIGSGKFSLSGGYWNSVSAEAKDLVSKMLHVDPHQRLTAGQVLRHPWVTHRDQLPKYTLNRQDAPHLVKGAMAATYSALNRNVPPVLEPVGCSTLAQRRGVKKLTSTAL; via the exons ATGTCGTCGTCGTCGCGCTCCAGGGGTCGCGCCCTCAAACTCCCAAACCCGTCGTTCGCCCTGGAAATCCAG gACGACGTCCCCATCAAGGAGATAAACATCACTCACCACGTGAAGGAAGGCTGCGACAAAGCCGACCCCCGCCAATTTGAGCTACGCAAAGTCTTGGGACAGGGTTCCTTTGGCAAG GTGTTCCTGGTGCGAAAAGTGAGCGGGCCCGATGCCGGACAACTATACGCCATGAAAGTCCTCAAAAAAGCTACGCTAAAAG TGCGAGACCGAGTCCGGACCAAAATGGAGAGGGACATCCTGGTGGAGGTCAATCACCCCTTCATCGTTAAACTGCACTACG CCTTTCAGACGGAGGGGAAGCTCTACTTGATCCTGGACTTCCTGAGGGGCGGAGACCTCTTCACCCGCCTTTCCAAAGAG GTGATGTTCACCGAGGAAGACGTGAAATTCTACCTGGCCGAACTGGCGCTGGCTCTGGATCATCTTCACGGTCTGGGCATTATTTACAGAGACCTCAAGCCTGAAAA CATCCTTCTGGACGATGAGGGACACATCAAGCTGACAG ACTTTGGCTTGAGCAAGGAGTCCATCGACCACCAGAACAAGGCCTATTCCTTCTGCGGGACGGTGGAGTATATGGCCCCGGAGGTGGTCAATCGGAGGGGGCACACGCACAGCGCCGACTGGTGGTCGTACGGGGTACTGATG TTCGAGATGCTGACGGGAACGCTGCCGTTTCAAGGCAAAGACCGCAAAGAGACCATGACCATGATCCTCAA ggccAAGCTGGGAATGCCGCAGTTTTTGAGTTCGGAAGCCCAGAGTCTCCTCAGGAACCTCTTCAAGCGCACCCCCAACAACAGATTAG GCGCCGGTCCGGACAGCGTGGAGGAGATCAAACGCCATCCGTTCTTCAGCACCATCGACTGGAAT AAACTCTTCCGCAGGGAGCTCCCGCCTCCCTTCAAACCTGCGGCGGGACGACCCGACGACACCTTCTACTTTGACCCGGAGTTCACCGCCAAAACGCCTCGCG ACTCTCCGGGAGTCCCGCCGAGTGCCAATGCCCATCAGCTGTTCCGAGGATTCAGCTTTGTGGCCataacagaagaagaagaaacgcaACCGGCGCCGAATACCATTGTTCAG CAACTCCACAGAAGTTCGTCCCATTTTGGCGACGCCTACGACATAAAAGAAGAAATCGGCGTGGGTTCCTACTCCATCTGCAAGCGCTGCGTCCACAAGGGCAGCGGCATGGACTACGCCGTAAAG ATCATCAACAAAGCCAAACGGGACCCCACGGAGGAAGTGGAGATCCTACTCCGATACGGCCAGCACCCCAACATCATCACCCTCAAAGAC GTGTACGACGACGGCCGCTCAGTATTCCTGGTCACGGAATTGATGAAAGGCGGAGAGCTGCTGGATAAAATCCTCCGTCAGAAGTTCTTCTCGGAGCGAGAAGCCAGCGCCGTCCTCTTCACCGTCACCAAGACGTTGGAGTACCTCCACGTGCAGGGG GTGGTCCACCGGGACCTGAAGCCCAGTAACATCCTCTACGTGGACGAGAGCGGGAACGCCGAATCCATCCGGGTTTGCGACTTTGGCTTCGCCAAACAGCTGAGAGCGGAGAACGGCTTGCTCATGACGCCGTGCTACACGGCTAACTTTGTCGCTCCAGAG GTTCTAAAGAAGCAAGGTTACGACGCCGCCTGCGACATCTGGAGCCTAGGGGTGCTCCTCTACACCATGCTGACGGG TTTCACTCCATTCGCCAATGGCCCCGAAGACACGCCGGAAGAGATCTTGGCCCGAATCGGTAGCGGAAAATTCTCACTCTCCGGCGGATATTGGAACTCTGTGTCCGCCGAGGCTAAG GACCTGGTCTCCAAAATGCTCCACGTGGACCCTCACCAGCGACTGACGGCGGGCCAGGTCCTGCGCCACCCGTGGGTGACGCACCGAGACCAGCTGCCAAAATACACGCTCAACAGACAGGACGCGCCACACCTGGTTAAG GGAGCCATGGCGGCCACGTACTCGGCCCTCAACAGGAACGTTCCGCCCGTCCTGGAGCCGGTGGGGTGCTCCACGTTAGCGCAACGGCGGGGGGTGAAGAAGCTAACTTCCACGGCTCTGTGA